In the genome of Chryseobacterium sp. 52, the window AATTTTAAGCCATCAGTTAATGGCAGTTCTATATTTCCGAAGAAATAAATATTCTGAGACTTTGCATCGCCGAATTTCTCTCTTGGAGACGAATAACCTTTGTCCGGATTGGCATTTCTTATGGTCCGTTCTTTATTGATGAATTCAACAGTGAAATTTCCGAAACCTCCATTATTCCCGATTTTGGTTCCTAAGTTTCCACTGAAATCGAAAGTTGTTCCGTCTATTTTACGTTCTGATACTACGTCTTTATCTCCCGGACTTTTAAAAAGATTCATCCCGTAAAAAGCATTACCCTCGAAACCCTGGTTACGATCATTAAGAATCACGTTAATAACCCCGGCAATGGCATCAGAACCGTATTGAGCCGAAGCTCCGTCCCGGAGAACTTCAATTCTTTTGATCGCTCCGATTGGGATGGTATTCATGTCTGATCCCGTATTTCCTCTTCCTTTGGTCCCGAAAAGATTGATCAGTGAAGATTGATGGTATCTTTTTCCGTTCAGTAAAAGAAGCGTCTGATCTGGCCCAAGACCACGAAGTGTTGCCGGATCTACAGCATCAGCTCCATCGGATCCAGACTGTTTGTTGGAGTTAAAAGAAGGGGCTGCAAACTGCAAAAGCTGATTCACTTCGATCTGTCCCGTCGATTGACTGACTTGCTTAATGTCTATAACATCGACAGGGACTGGTGTATTGGTAACCGTTCTTTTTTTATTCCGGCTTCCGGTAATAGATACTTCATCTATTTTTGATTCTTTGGAGATTGTATCATTTATATTTTGTGAATAAAACATTGATACAGACCCCAGAAAAAGAATACTTGTGTATTTTAATCTCATATTTCATACTTGATTTGGTGATTGTTTCAAAAATATTGAATTTTATTCTCAAATCAGCATGAAATCACGTTATTGTGTATGAATTACTTAAATGAAGTTTATTTTTTATTAAGTTTAGAAAATTATTAACTGTTTTAATGAAATGAAAGAAAATTATTAACCTTAAAAACTTTTAATAATACGATCAAGGCCTTCTTCCAGAATTTCCTGCGAAGTAGAGAAACAAATCCTGATATGTCCTTCCGCTCCTTTTCCAAACCATCTTTCAGAACCGGGAACCACAGCTACTTTTCCATGCTGTAAGACATGGCGGGTGAATTCTTCACTGTTCATATTATTTTTGATCTTCGGGAAGAGCACGAAAGTGGCTTCCGGTAGATTAGGGGCCAGAATTTGAGAGTTACTAAGGGTTTTGTAGGCTAAATTCCTATTATTCTGCAAATGATTCAGAAATTCTTTGAACCACGGCTTTGCCTTTTCAATGGCAACACTTGCTGCAATTTGTGACAAAGTGGAAACTCCTTCAATGGTTGAATTAAAGTTTGATTTTTCAGTGAAATCGTCCAGAACTTCCTGATCATTGCATAAAACAGCTCCGATTCTCAACCCTGCAATTCCAAAAGTTTTTGAAAAACCATACACGGTAAAGCTTTTCTTTTTTGCCGCATCAGAGACAGAGGAGTACGTGTTGAATTCTTTATTGTCGTAGATAATATCGCTCCAGATTTCGTCGCTCATCACCCATAAATCATGAGCTGCCGCAATCTCGGAAACCTTTATTAAAACCTCTTTGGAATACACTTTACCAAGCGGATTATGAGGATTACAGATACTGATCAGTTTTGTTTTTGGATTAATAAGCGAAACCAATTTTTCAAAATCGATATTTCCATTGATATCAACAGGACAAAGTCTTACCACTCCGCCCACTGCATCTACAGATTTTTTAAACAGAAAATCAACAGGATCTAAAATAATGGCTTCATCTTCAGGTTTTAAAACATATTTCGCAATCAGGAACATTCCCTGGGCTGCACTGTTGACAGCAAGTACATTATCCGGAGTGAAATTTCCGTTTTTTTCGGTATTAAAATGCTCAGCTACACTTTTTTTGAATTCCGGAATTCCTGAAAACGGGCCATAGCTTAAATATCCGTCTTTTATGTATTCAATGATTCCCTGCTCTATTTCTGAAGACATTCTGAAATCCGGGTCAGCCGCGGTTAAAGGGATAATTCCTTCTTCTAAAGTTGCCCATCTGCCATTATAGGCTTTTCTTTTAAGGGCTTCGAAATTAATATCTTTATTTGTAAACATTGTTATTTATAAGAGATTGGTAAAGTGTTTTTCGGTTGTTCGTTCAGAGGAAGCAAAAACTGGTTGAGTAATGTTCTTCCGTTTTTAATATGAATTTCAATTTCAGGTTTTCTTTCTTCTTCATATTTTTTTAACGTTTCCTGCAGATTTTCTCCTTCCATGAGAAGCTGAGTCAGTGTGTAGGAATCTTTAAGAGCAGAAGTAACTCCCTGGCTTGTAAAAGGAATCAGTGGATGGGCTGCATCTCCCAGAAACACAACATTGTTATGGTAAAAAGGA includes:
- a CDS encoding pyridoxal phosphate-dependent aminotransferase, coding for MFTNKDINFEALKRKAYNGRWATLEEGIIPLTAADPDFRMSSEIEQGIIEYIKDGYLSYGPFSGIPEFKKSVAEHFNTEKNGNFTPDNVLAVNSAAQGMFLIAKYVLKPEDEAIILDPVDFLFKKSVDAVGGVVRLCPVDINGNIDFEKLVSLINPKTKLISICNPHNPLGKVYSKEVLIKVSEIAAAHDLWVMSDEIWSDIIYDNKEFNTYSSVSDAAKKKSFTVYGFSKTFGIAGLRIGAVLCNDQEVLDDFTEKSNFNSTIEGVSTLSQIAASVAIEKAKPWFKEFLNHLQNNRNLAYKTLSNSQILAPNLPEATFVLFPKIKNNMNSEEFTRHVLQHGKVAVVPGSERWFGKGAEGHIRICFSTSQEILEEGLDRIIKSF